In Streptomyces alboniger, the following are encoded in one genomic region:
- a CDS encoding GNAT family N-acetyltransferase translates to MTDSASGRLVVSTATLDDWRVVTGWAADEGWNPGLGDAPSFFAQDPEGFFIGRVDGEPVSAVSVVNYGESYAFLGFYLVRPDRRGRGFGLATWRAGLTHAGGRTVGLDGVPDQQDNYRRSGFAREYGTLRYIGPLAAADAPDRHVRPVEAAGLKALLAYDGSCLPADRPRFLESWLAAPGHRALARIVDGRLTGYGVLRPGRDALRVGPLFADTRADAEALLDALVIEADGAPVAMDVPESNAQAVALAEARGMKPTFDTARMYTGPTREFAKDRVFGVTSLELG, encoded by the coding sequence ATGACGGATTCGGCCTCCGGGCGGCTCGTGGTCTCAACGGCGACGCTCGACGACTGGCGTGTGGTGACGGGGTGGGCGGCGGACGAGGGCTGGAACCCCGGCCTCGGCGACGCCCCCTCGTTCTTCGCGCAGGACCCCGAGGGGTTCTTCATCGGGCGCGTCGACGGCGAGCCCGTCTCCGCGGTCTCGGTGGTCAACTACGGGGAGAGCTACGCCTTCCTCGGCTTCTACCTCGTCCGGCCCGACCGGCGCGGCCGCGGTTTCGGCCTCGCCACCTGGCGTGCGGGCCTCACGCACGCCGGGGGCCGGACCGTGGGCCTGGACGGCGTGCCCGACCAGCAGGACAACTACCGCCGCTCCGGCTTCGCCCGGGAGTACGGCACGCTGCGCTACATCGGCCCGCTCGCCGCCGCCGACGCGCCGGACCGGCATGTGCGTCCCGTCGAGGCCGCGGGACTGAAAGCGCTTCTGGCGTACGACGGTTCATGCCTGCCCGCGGACCGGCCGCGGTTCCTGGAGAGCTGGCTCGCCGCCCCCGGCCATCGCGCCCTCGCCCGCATCGTCGACGGCAGACTCACCGGGTACGGCGTGCTGCGGCCGGGCCGGGACGCCCTGCGCGTCGGGCCGCTGTTCGCCGACACGCGCGCCGACGCCGAGGCGCTCCTGGACGCGCTGGTCATCGAGGCGGACGGCGCGCCCGTCGCCATGGACGTGCCCGAGTCCAACGCGCAGGCGGTCGCGCTCGCCGAGGCCCGCGGTATGAAGCCCACGTTCGACACGGCCCGCATGTACACCGGGCCCACCAGGGAGTTCGCCAAGGACCGGGTGTTCGGGGTCACGTCGCTCGAACTGGGCTAG
- a CDS encoding antitoxin, whose translation MSVMDKLKQMLKGHEDKAGQGIDKAGDFVDDRTQGKYSGQVDTAQDKLRDQLGGDRGQEPPQR comes from the coding sequence ATGTCTGTGATGGACAAGCTCAAGCAGATGCTCAAGGGCCACGAGGACAAGGCCGGCCAGGGCATCGACAAGGCCGGCGACTTCGTCGACGACAGGACCCAGGGCAAGTACAGCGGTCAGGTCGACACCGCTCAGGACAAGCTCAGGGACCAGCTCGGCGGTGACCGCGGGCAGGAGCCTCCCCAGCGGTGA
- the bglX gene encoding beta-glucosidase BglX — MTVEEKLGQLQQLPWSWDTGPGGGATKDVEDAARAGRLGSVLSIHGAKTTNALQRIAVEESRLGIPLLFGLDVIHGFWTTFPIPLAQAASFDPDVAKADAEVSAKEARSNGVHWTFSPMMDVTHEPRWGRIAESNGEDPYLTSAFAAAKVRGYQGEPGGTGSPGYGAKDRVAACAKHFVAYGGAEGGRDYNTVDVSESRLRSLYLPPFKAALDAGAATVMASFNTIGGIPGHGNTHTLTDILKEEWGFDGLVVSDWTGVQELIPHGFAEDGAAAARLSLNAGVDMEMTSTHLLKNGRRLLREGRISEERLDDAIARVLRLKADLGLFDDPYVDEGAAVEGPTPAAHRAARDSAARSMVLLKNEGGTLPLKRSVRSIAVVGPFGDSDDLLGTWSFPAAVKKYPSVKVLDAVRRAAPDAKVTYARGVDPEGEDTGGIPKAVSAARSADVTVVVVGEPPSMSGEAAARSDIGLPGGQEKLVAAVAATGKPFVVVLVNGRPLTVGEWLGSAPAVLEAWHPGLEAGNAIADVLFGEVNPGGKLPVSFPRAVGQIPIHYNHESTGRPYDPDNKYTSKYLDLPPGPQFAFGHGLSYTAFEIGEPSLSRERIPADALREGDTLEVAVSVTNTGDRAGDEVVQLYVHDLAASIAQPVRRLRGFRRVTLEPGRSRTVRFRIGADDLGFWTNARDGEFRVEEGAVDIYVGAGSDAEARRRLTIT, encoded by the coding sequence ATGACAGTCGAAGAGAAGCTGGGCCAGCTCCAGCAGCTCCCGTGGTCCTGGGACACCGGTCCCGGCGGCGGTGCCACGAAGGACGTGGAGGACGCGGCCCGCGCGGGGCGGCTCGGTTCGGTGCTGAGTATCCACGGCGCGAAGACCACCAACGCCTTGCAGCGCATCGCCGTCGAGGAGTCCCGGCTCGGCATTCCGCTGCTCTTCGGGCTCGACGTCATCCACGGCTTCTGGACGACGTTCCCGATCCCGCTGGCGCAGGCCGCGAGCTTCGACCCGGACGTGGCGAAGGCGGACGCCGAGGTCTCGGCGAAGGAGGCCCGTTCGAACGGCGTGCACTGGACGTTCTCGCCGATGATGGACGTCACGCACGAGCCGCGCTGGGGCCGCATCGCCGAGAGCAACGGCGAGGACCCCTACCTGACGTCGGCGTTCGCCGCGGCGAAGGTGCGGGGCTACCAGGGTGAGCCGGGCGGGACCGGCTCACCGGGGTACGGCGCGAAGGACCGCGTCGCCGCCTGCGCCAAGCACTTCGTCGCCTACGGCGGCGCGGAGGGCGGGCGCGACTACAACACCGTGGACGTCTCGGAGTCACGCCTGCGCAGTCTCTACCTCCCGCCGTTCAAGGCGGCGTTGGACGCGGGCGCGGCCACGGTGATGGCCTCCTTCAACACCATCGGCGGCATCCCCGGGCACGGCAACACCCACACCCTGACCGACATCCTGAAGGAGGAGTGGGGGTTCGACGGCCTGGTCGTCAGCGACTGGACCGGCGTCCAGGAGCTGATCCCGCACGGCTTCGCCGAGGACGGCGCGGCGGCGGCCCGCCTCTCCCTGAACGCGGGCGTCGACATGGAGATGACCAGCACCCACCTGCTCAAGAACGGCAGGAGGCTCCTCCGCGAGGGGAGGATCAGCGAGGAGCGGCTCGACGACGCGATCGCCCGCGTCCTGCGCCTGAAGGCCGATCTCGGGCTCTTCGATGATCCGTACGTGGACGAGGGCGCCGCCGTCGAAGGACCGACCCCGGCGGCGCACCGGGCGGCCCGCGACAGCGCCGCCCGCTCGATGGTGCTCCTGAAGAACGAGGGCGGGACGCTCCCGCTGAAGCGGTCGGTCAGGTCCATCGCGGTCGTCGGCCCGTTCGGCGACTCCGACGACCTGCTCGGTACGTGGTCGTTCCCCGCGGCCGTGAAGAAGTACCCCTCCGTGAAGGTCCTGGACGCGGTCAGGCGTGCGGCGCCGGACGCGAAGGTGACGTACGCCCGGGGTGTGGACCCCGAGGGTGAGGACACCGGCGGCATCCCGAAGGCCGTGTCCGCCGCGAGGTCGGCCGATGTCACGGTCGTCGTGGTCGGCGAGCCGCCCTCGATGAGCGGCGAGGCCGCCGCGCGCAGCGACATCGGCCTGCCCGGCGGGCAGGAGAAGCTGGTCGCGGCCGTCGCGGCGACCGGAAAGCCGTTCGTCGTCGTCCTCGTCAACGGCCGCCCCCTGACCGTGGGCGAGTGGCTGGGCTCCGCCCCTGCCGTGCTGGAGGCCTGGCACCCGGGCCTCGAGGCGGGGAACGCCATCGCCGACGTCCTGTTCGGCGAGGTGAACCCCGGCGGCAAGCTGCCCGTGTCGTTCCCCCGCGCGGTCGGACAGATCCCCATCCACTACAACCACGAGTCGACGGGCCGCCCCTACGACCCGGACAACAAGTACACGTCGAAGTACCTGGATCTCCCCCCGGGCCCGCAGTTCGCGTTCGGGCACGGCCTGAGCTACACGGCGTTCGAGATCGGCGAGCCGAGTCTGAGCCGCGAGCGGATCCCCGCGGACGCCCTGCGCGAGGGCGACACCCTGGAGGTGGCGGTGAGCGTCACGAACACCGGGGACCGCGCGGGCGACGAGGTCGTGCAGTTGTACGTCCATGACCTCGCGGCGAGCATCGCGCAGCCGGTGCGCAGGCTGCGCGGGTTCCGCCGGGTCACGCTGGAGCCCGGCAGGTCCCGGACGGTCCGCTTCCGGATCGGCGCCGACGATCTCGGTTTCTGGACGAACGCCCGGGACGGGGAGTTCCGCGTCGAGGAGGGCGCGGTGGACATCTATGTCGGCGCCGGCTCCGATGCCGAGGCCAGGAGGCGGCTGACGATCACCTGA
- a CDS encoding ABC transporter ATP-binding protein, with the protein MSMETTAWVQLHSVMNAQQDRRPFARATLRRIGAFARPHRRRIWQFVMLSVVTALLAVATPVLAGGVVDAIVDDADSSTVVRYALLIAAIALAEAGLGLLSRWLSANLGEGLILDLRTAVFDHVQRMPVAFFTRTRTGALVSRLNNDVIGAQRAFSNTLSGVVGNLVTLLLTLAVMLTLSWQITLLALVLLPVFVVPARRMGAKMAGLQREAAHHNAAMGTRMTERFSAPGATLIKLFGRPGDESAEFAARARRVRDIGVRTAMAQSTFITALTLVSALALALVYGLGGYFALAGTLEAGAVVSLALLLTRLYAPLTSLAGARVEVMSALVSFERVFEILDLKPLIEEKKDAVPVPEGPVAIEFENVRFGYPAADKVSLASLEEVVSLDTRGGDEVLHGLSFRAEPGQTVALVGSSGAGKSTIAQLLPRLYDTDEGTVRIGGVDVRDLTADSMRATLGMVTQDGHLFHESVRANLLLARPEATEDELWDVLRRSRLEDLVRSLPDGLDTVVGERGYRLSGGERQRMTIARLLLARQRVVILDEATAHLDNTSEAAVQEALGEALAERTAVVIAHRLSTVRSADLILVVEAGRIVERGTHEELLALEGRYAELYRTQFAKGAQAVGAV; encoded by the coding sequence ATGAGCATGGAAACCACCGCCTGGGTCCAGCTGCACAGCGTCATGAACGCCCAGCAGGACCGCCGCCCCTTCGCCCGAGCCACGCTGCGCCGCATCGGCGCCTTCGCCCGGCCCCACCGCCGACGCATCTGGCAGTTCGTGATGCTCAGCGTCGTCACCGCGCTGCTGGCCGTGGCGACCCCCGTACTGGCGGGCGGGGTCGTCGACGCGATCGTCGACGACGCCGACTCCTCGACGGTCGTGCGCTATGCCCTCCTGATCGCCGCCATCGCGCTCGCCGAGGCCGGACTCGGGCTGCTGAGCCGCTGGCTGTCGGCGAACCTCGGCGAAGGCCTCATCCTCGATCTGCGGACCGCCGTCTTCGACCACGTCCAGCGCATGCCCGTCGCGTTCTTCACCCGCACCCGCACGGGCGCGCTGGTCAGCCGCCTCAACAACGACGTGATCGGCGCGCAGCGGGCCTTCAGCAACACGCTCTCCGGAGTCGTGGGGAACCTCGTCACCCTGCTCCTCACGCTCGCCGTCATGCTCACCCTCTCGTGGCAGATCACGCTGCTGGCACTGGTACTGCTCCCGGTGTTCGTCGTCCCCGCTCGCCGCATGGGGGCGAAGATGGCCGGGCTCCAGCGGGAGGCCGCCCACCACAACGCCGCCATGGGCACCCGGATGACCGAGCGCTTCTCGGCCCCCGGCGCCACCCTGATCAAGCTCTTCGGCCGGCCCGGCGACGAGTCCGCCGAGTTCGCCGCGCGGGCCCGCCGGGTGCGCGACATCGGCGTACGCACCGCCATGGCGCAGTCCACGTTCATCACCGCGCTCACACTCGTGTCGGCGCTGGCGCTCGCCCTGGTCTACGGACTCGGCGGGTACTTCGCCCTGGCGGGGACGCTGGAGGCGGGTGCCGTCGTCTCGCTCGCGCTGCTGCTCACACGGCTGTACGCACCGCTGACGTCCCTGGCGGGGGCGCGCGTCGAGGTGATGAGCGCCCTCGTCAGCTTCGAGCGGGTCTTCGAGATCCTCGACCTGAAGCCGCTCATCGAGGAGAAGAAGGACGCGGTGCCCGTCCCCGAAGGCCCCGTGGCCATCGAGTTCGAGAACGTCCGCTTCGGCTACCCCGCCGCCGACAAGGTCTCCCTCGCCTCCCTCGAAGAGGTCGTCTCGCTCGACACCCGCGGCGGCGACGAGGTCCTGCACGGCCTGTCGTTCCGCGCCGAGCCCGGCCAGACCGTCGCGCTCGTCGGCTCCTCCGGAGCGGGCAAGTCGACCATCGCGCAACTGCTGCCACGGCTGTACGACACCGACGAGGGGACCGTGCGCATCGGTGGCGTCGACGTACGCGACCTGACCGCCGACTCCATGCGGGCCACCCTCGGCATGGTCACCCAGGACGGCCACCTCTTCCACGAGTCCGTCCGCGCCAACCTGCTCCTCGCGAGGCCCGAAGCGACCGAGGACGAACTCTGGGACGTGCTGCGGCGCTCCCGGCTCGAAGACCTCGTACGCTCCCTGCCGGACGGGCTCGACACGGTGGTCGGCGAGCGCGGCTACCGGCTCTCCGGCGGTGAGCGGCAGCGGATGACCATCGCCCGGCTGCTCCTCGCCCGCCAGCGGGTCGTCATCCTCGACGAGGCGACGGCCCACCTCGACAACACCTCGGAGGCCGCCGTCCAGGAAGCCCTCGGCGAGGCCCTCGCGGAGCGCACCGCCGTGGTGATCGCCCACCGGCTGTCCACGGTGCGCTCCGCCGACCTCATCCTCGTCGTCGAGGCGGGCCGGATCGTGGAGCGCGGCACGCACGAGGAACTGCTCGCGCTGGAGGGGCGGTACGCGGAGCTGTACCGCACACAGTTCGCCAAGGGGGCGCAGGCGGTGGGGGCGGTATGA
- a CDS encoding metallophosphoesterase, translated as MCDDELIPPSADMTEEQWLRADPALAEGPVGERVREMRAPRRRTVLGGVMAGAAALAALPGGTQAPAAAATAPTGKFPLPTGPGRSGEYTVLLTGDAGTGEEAQHAVAAAAREICRVQGVGLAVGLGDNLYENGPESADDSEFRTKFEEPNSGVDVPWLMVLGNHDCSGLIPGSGGDPSRGDREVSYAKGSPRWYMPSRYYNVTLPAAGQGDPLVEFFAIDTNPVSSYVAQLDPYYRWNGPYMREQRRWLDSALKASRARWKIVLGHHPYLNNGKHGSAGSYDGFVIGHYTSGIHLKELYEEVVCGRADLILSGHDHTLQILEPTTRTGGTRQIVCGAASKAGDGKAHFGHPATWQNFSDHGFMVLKVSERAMTVDAYTVDIATRRARLAHSVRTAAGREVLSRG; from the coding sequence ATGTGTGACGACGAGTTGATACCGCCGAGCGCGGACATGACGGAGGAACAGTGGCTGCGGGCGGACCCGGCGCTCGCCGAAGGGCCGGTGGGGGAGCGGGTCCGGGAGATGCGGGCGCCCCGGCGGCGGACCGTGCTCGGCGGGGTCATGGCGGGCGCCGCGGCGCTGGCGGCCCTGCCGGGCGGCACGCAGGCCCCGGCGGCCGCGGCCACCGCGCCCACCGGCAAGTTCCCCCTGCCGACCGGTCCCGGCCGGTCCGGGGAGTACACGGTGCTCCTCACCGGCGACGCGGGTACGGGCGAGGAGGCGCAGCACGCGGTGGCCGCGGCGGCGCGGGAGATCTGCCGCGTCCAAGGGGTCGGTCTCGCGGTCGGCCTCGGCGACAACCTCTACGAGAACGGCCCCGAGTCCGCCGACGACTCGGAGTTCCGCACCAAGTTCGAGGAGCCCAACTCCGGTGTGGACGTGCCCTGGTTGATGGTCCTCGGCAACCACGACTGCTCCGGGCTGATCCCGGGCAGCGGCGGCGACCCCTCGCGCGGTGACCGCGAGGTCTCCTACGCCAAGGGGTCACCCCGCTGGTACATGCCGAGCCGCTACTACAACGTCACTCTGCCCGCCGCCGGTCAGGGCGATCCGCTGGTGGAGTTCTTCGCCATCGACACCAACCCCGTCTCCTCGTACGTCGCCCAACTCGACCCGTACTACCGGTGGAACGGCCCCTATATGCGGGAGCAGCGCCGCTGGCTGGACAGTGCTCTCAAGGCCTCGCGGGCCCGCTGGAAGATCGTCCTCGGCCACCACCCGTACCTCAACAACGGCAAGCACGGCAGCGCCGGTTCGTACGACGGATTCGTGATCGGCCACTACACCAGCGGCATCCACCTCAAGGAGCTGTACGAGGAGGTGGTGTGCGGGCGCGCCGATCTGATCCTGTCCGGGCACGACCACACCCTCCAGATCCTGGAGCCGACCACTCGTACCGGAGGCACCCGGCAGATCGTGTGCGGGGCGGCCTCCAAGGCCGGCGACGGCAAGGCCCACTTCGGTCACCCCGCCACCTGGCAGAACTTCTCCGACCACGGCTTCATGGTGCTGAAGGTGTCCGAGCGGGCGATGACCGTGGACGCGTACACGGTCGACATCGCCACCCGCAGGGCCCGCCTCGCGCACAGCGTCCGTACGGCGGCCGGGCGCGAGGTCCTCAGTCGAGGGTGA
- a CDS encoding glucose 1-dehydrogenase produces MRAVTVRPSTARSLEVREMPEPAPGAGELLVDGLAAGVCGTDKEIAAGEYGWAPPGEDRLVLGHESLGRVREAPSGSGFAAGDLVVGVVRRPDPRPCGACARGEFDMCRNGRYTERGIKERHGYASESWTVESDYAVRLDPGLETVGVLLEPTSVVAKAWEQVERVGGRAWFDPRRVLVTGAGPIGLLAALLGVQRGLDVHVLDRVTRGPKPDLVAGLGATYHSEDIAEVTSALRPDVVIEATGAGPVVIEAMAGTATYGVVCLTGVSPAGRRLSVDAGSINRDLVLENDVVVGSVNANLRHYRQGAEALAKADRAWLERMITRRVPLERAAEAFTEQDDDIKVVITLD; encoded by the coding sequence ATGCGTGCCGTTACCGTCCGTCCTTCGACCGCCCGTTCCCTTGAGGTGCGTGAGATGCCCGAACCGGCGCCCGGCGCCGGGGAGTTGCTGGTGGACGGGCTGGCGGCCGGGGTGTGCGGGACCGACAAGGAGATCGCGGCGGGCGAGTACGGGTGGGCGCCGCCCGGCGAGGACCGGCTGGTCCTCGGCCACGAGTCGCTCGGCCGGGTGCGTGAGGCACCCTCGGGCAGCGGGTTCGCGGCCGGTGATCTGGTGGTCGGGGTGGTTCGCCGCCCCGACCCGCGGCCGTGCGGCGCCTGTGCGCGCGGCGAGTTCGACATGTGCCGCAACGGCCGCTACACCGAGCGCGGCATCAAGGAGCGCCACGGCTACGCGAGCGAGTCCTGGACCGTGGAGAGCGACTACGCGGTCAGGCTCGACCCCGGCCTGGAGACGGTCGGGGTGCTCCTGGAGCCGACCAGCGTGGTGGCCAAGGCGTGGGAGCAGGTGGAGCGGGTCGGCGGCCGCGCCTGGTTCGACCCGCGGCGCGTGCTGGTCACCGGGGCGGGGCCGATCGGCCTGCTCGCGGCGCTGCTCGGCGTGCAGCGCGGTCTGGACGTACACGTGCTCGACCGGGTCACCCGGGGGCCGAAGCCGGACCTGGTCGCGGGCCTCGGGGCGACGTACCACAGCGAGGACATCGCCGAGGTGACCTCCGCACTCCGCCCCGACGTGGTGATCGAGGCCACCGGCGCGGGCCCCGTCGTCATCGAGGCGATGGCGGGCACCGCGACGTACGGCGTCGTGTGCCTGACCGGTGTCTCTCCCGCGGGACGGCGGCTGTCGGTGGACGCCGGCTCGATCAACCGCGACCTGGTCCTGGAGAACGACGTGGTCGTCGGCTCGGTCAACGCGAACCTCCGCCACTACCGCCAGGGCGCCGAGGCGCTGGCGAAGGCGGACCGCGCCTGGCTGGAACGGATGATCACCAGGCGCGTCCCCCTGGAGCGCGCCGCGGAGGCGTTCACCGAGCAGGACGACGACATCAAGGTCGTCATCACCCTCGACTGA
- a CDS encoding amidase family protein: protein MAAMTAALVAGSLLTGVPDAGARAAGSGADSASPPSGSPHAPGVDLDTVTIPELQTRMANGSLTSSALTRAYLRRIENVDPKIHAVLRTSPTALRQAAASDARHRRGKTLGPLDGIPVLIKDNVNTRDMPTTAGSLALAGSPPRTDAALVTRLRKAGAVILGKANLSEWANFRAAKPTSGWSAVGGQTNNPYVLDRNPCGSSSGSAAALAASLSQVAIGTETDGSIVCPAGMNGVVGHKPSLGLVSQSGVAPISAEQDTAGPMARNVTDTALTFSVLSEGLPARGAAAGLGTGLRGKRIGLWRLPSLGPDVDAVMTRTAKELRKAGAVVVEVTPPYQARLAELEFPALLSEFHRDIDAYLGTREGPRDLAGLIEFNRAHPEERSCFAGQELFEQALAAPPTTDPKYRAMRAELKDLSRRSIDETMAGHRLDAIAAPTNPPAWTTDCARGDNDVIPSSTPAAVAGYPSLSVPAGSVDELPVGLLLMAGDRQDAELLSLGAAVEHRLKAWRAPRYLPTLGSGGPR, encoded by the coding sequence ATGGCCGCAATGACCGCCGCCCTTGTCGCGGGGTCCCTTCTGACAGGCGTACCCGACGCGGGTGCGCGAGCCGCCGGGTCCGGCGCCGACAGCGCGTCGCCACCGAGCGGGTCGCCGCACGCGCCCGGCGTCGACCTCGACACCGTGACCATCCCGGAGTTACAGACACGCATGGCGAACGGTTCGCTGACCTCGTCGGCGCTGACCCGGGCCTATCTGCGGCGGATCGAGAACGTCGACCCCAAGATCCACGCGGTGCTGCGTACGAGCCCGACGGCCCTGCGCCAGGCGGCCGCCAGTGACGCCAGGCACCGGCGCGGCAAGACCCTCGGGCCGCTGGACGGCATCCCCGTGCTGATCAAGGACAACGTGAACACGCGCGACATGCCGACGACGGCCGGGTCGCTCGCGCTCGCCGGGAGCCCGCCCCGCACCGATGCCGCGCTGGTGACCCGGCTGCGGAAGGCCGGCGCGGTGATCCTCGGCAAGGCCAATCTGTCCGAGTGGGCCAACTTCCGTGCGGCGAAACCGACATCGGGGTGGTCGGCGGTCGGCGGGCAGACCAACAACCCTTACGTCCTCGACCGGAATCCGTGCGGCTCCTCCTCCGGCTCGGCGGCCGCGCTCGCCGCGTCGCTGTCGCAGGTGGCGATCGGCACCGAGACGGACGGTTCCATCGTGTGCCCGGCCGGGATGAACGGCGTCGTCGGGCACAAGCCCAGCCTCGGCCTGGTCAGCCAGTCGGGCGTGGCGCCGATCTCCGCCGAGCAGGACACGGCCGGACCCATGGCACGCAACGTGACCGACACCGCGCTCACGTTCTCGGTGCTGAGCGAGGGCCTCCCGGCCAGGGGCGCGGCGGCAGGACTCGGCACCGGCCTGCGCGGCAAGCGGATCGGCCTGTGGCGCCTGCCCTCGCTCGGGCCGGACGTGGACGCGGTGATGACCCGTACGGCGAAGGAGCTGCGCAAGGCGGGGGCCGTGGTCGTCGAAGTGACACCCCCTTACCAGGCGCGGCTCGCCGAGCTGGAATTCCCGGCGCTGCTCAGCGAGTTCCACCGCGACATCGACGCCTACCTCGGTACGCGCGAAGGGCCCCGGGACCTCGCCGGTCTGATCGAGTTCAACCGCGCCCATCCCGAGGAGCGGTCCTGTTTCGCCGGCCAGGAGCTGTTCGAGCAGGCCCTCGCCGCGCCGCCCACCACCGACCCGAAGTACCGTGCGATGCGGGCCGAGTTGAAGGACCTGTCCCGACGCTCCATCGACGAGACCATGGCCGGCCATCGCCTGGACGCCATCGCCGCACCCACCAACCCGCCCGCCTGGACGACCGACTGCGCACGCGGGGACAACGACGTCATCCCGTCCTCCACCCCCGCGGCCGTCGCCGGATATCCGTCCCTCTCGGTGCCCGCCGGGTCCGTGGACGAACTGCCGGTCGGCCTGCTCCTGATGGCCGGTGACCGCCAGGATGCCGAGCTGCTGTCGCTGGGGGCCGCGGTCGAGCACCGGCTCAAGGCCTGGCGGGCGCCGCGCTATCTGCCGACGCTCGGGTCCGGTGGGCCACGATGA
- a CDS encoding SDR family NAD(P)-dependent oxidoreductase: MRQASAPRGRATDDLSGRSAVVTGGSRGLGLLMADRLTSRGCAVTLAARDGRELDRARAKLLHRQPRARVRTAVCDVREQAEVRELFASADGDCGGVDLVIANAGIIQVAPLESLRAEDFDDAMRSIFQGALHTALEALPYLRDSPGGGRLALISSVGGLLGVPHLLPYACAKAAVGTLAEGLRAETAGSGVSVTAVYPGLMRTGSHLHAEFGGARTQEYGWFSTLAGAPLVSMNAQRAAERIVRATVRRRARLVLTPGARAAGLAHGIAPATTTRLSGVAARFLPGAPAHPQGMRAGKDIDPPRGPVSGTVQRAGSALNERAADAYNERDRDTPRG, encoded by the coding sequence GTGCGTCAGGCATCAGCTCCCCGCGGCCGCGCCACCGACGATCTCAGCGGGCGGTCGGCCGTCGTGACCGGCGGGTCGCGCGGCCTCGGCCTGCTCATGGCGGACCGGCTGACGTCCCGGGGCTGCGCGGTCACGCTCGCCGCGCGTGACGGCCGGGAACTGGACCGGGCCCGCGCCAAGCTGCTCCACCGGCAGCCGAGGGCGAGGGTGCGTACGGCGGTCTGCGACGTACGGGAGCAAGCGGAGGTGCGGGAGCTGTTCGCCTCCGCCGACGGCGACTGCGGCGGCGTCGATCTCGTCATCGCGAACGCGGGCATCATCCAGGTCGCTCCGCTGGAGTCCCTGCGGGCCGAGGACTTCGACGACGCGATGCGGTCGATCTTCCAGGGCGCCCTGCACACGGCGCTGGAAGCCCTCCCCTACCTCAGGGACAGCCCGGGCGGCGGGCGGCTGGCGCTCATCTCCTCCGTGGGCGGTCTCCTCGGCGTCCCGCACCTGCTGCCCTACGCGTGTGCCAAGGCGGCGGTCGGCACGCTCGCGGAGGGGCTGCGGGCCGAGACGGCCGGGTCCGGGGTGAGCGTGACGGCTGTCTATCCCGGTCTGATGCGCACCGGGTCCCATCTGCACGCCGAGTTCGGCGGCGCGCGGACCCAGGAGTACGGCTGGTTCTCCACGCTGGCGGGCGCACCGCTGGTGTCGATGAACGCGCAGCGCGCCGCCGAGCGGATCGTGCGGGCCACCGTCCGGCGCCGGGCCCGGCTCGTGCTGACCCCCGGGGCGCGCGCGGCCGGGCTGGCGCACGGGATCGCCCCGGCGACGACCACGCGGCTGAGCGGTGTCGCGGCGCGGTTCCTGCCCGGCGCGCCCGCCCACCCCCAGGGAATGCGGGCGGGCAAGGACATCGACCCGCCGCGCGGACCGGTGTCCGGCACCGTCCAGCGGGCCGGGAGCGCGCTGAACGAAAGGGCCGCCGACGCATACAACGAGCGGGACCGGGACACCCCGAGAGGGTGA